A single window of Deltaproteobacteria bacterium DNA harbors:
- a CDS encoding methyltransferase domain-containing protein: protein MKRVLLNLLICPACLPAEIVLGSRIIKEEGEDILEGSLSCPQCGNVYPVREGIAFLDPVSPARAAKHDSKYETAPVLSSYLWSHYGDILKDPEATPAYREWADLMAPHAGMAVDAGSAVGRFTFEMSLKSDFAVGVDNSLSFIRSARRLMMDRSMKIDLKEEGHFTREVVLSLPEAWDSRKVEFIVGDAQCLPFPSGTFSSLASLNLVDKVPVPLRHMKELHRLAAEQDAQLLLSDPFSWSEDAAPQENWLGGTEKGPFTGRGMENIMALLANEKNGWSPLWRVERHGHIWWKIRTHANHFELIRSCFVKAVR, encoded by the coding sequence ATGAAGCGCGTACTTTTAAACCTGCTGATCTGTCCTGCCTGCCTTCCTGCTGAAATCGTCCTCGGCAGCAGGATCATCAAGGAGGAGGGAGAAGATATCCTGGAGGGGTCGTTATCATGCCCTCAATGCGGCAATGTCTACCCGGTCAGGGAGGGCATTGCATTCCTGGACCCGGTATCTCCGGCAAGGGCGGCCAAACATGATTCCAAGTATGAGACTGCCCCGGTCCTGTCCTCCTACCTGTGGAGCCATTACGGAGATATCCTGAAAGATCCGGAGGCAACCCCTGCCTATCGTGAGTGGGCGGATCTGATGGCCCCTCATGCGGGAATGGCCGTGGATGCCGGATCTGCAGTGGGGCGGTTTACCTTTGAGATGAGCTTGAAGAGCGACTTTGCCGTGGGCGTGGACAATTCCCTTTCGTTCATTCGCTCGGCACGGCGGTTGATGATGGATCGAAGTATGAAAATCGATCTGAAAGAGGAGGGACATTTCACAAGAGAAGTCGTCCTTTCCCTGCCCGAGGCATGGGACAGCCGCAAGGTGGAGTTCATTGTGGGAGATGCCCAGTGTCTCCCCTTTCCCTCCGGGACTTTTTCATCCCTTGCCTCTCTGAATCTGGTGGACAAGGTCCCGGTCCCTCTCCGGCATATGAAAGAGCTGCATCGCCTGGCCGCGGAACAGGATGCCCAGCTCCTCTTATCCGATCCTTTTTCCTGGTCTGAAGATGCGGCGCCCCAGGAAAACTGGCTGGGCGGAACGGAAAAGGGGCCTTTTACCGGAAGGGGGATGGAAAATATCATGGCGCTTCTTGCAAATGAAAAAAACGGGTGGTCCCCGTTGTGGAGGGTGGAAAGGCATGGACACATCTGGTGGAAGATACGGACCCATGCCAATCATTTTGAACTCATTCGAAGCTGTTTTGTGAAGGCGGTCAGATGA
- a CDS encoding molybdopterin-dependent oxidoreductase → MKRDTVCRLCSSCCPVEVILEDNRLIAAVRKSSPLGERASCPKLKAAADIVYSPDRLKAPLVKEKRDGIFKEASWDDALDRVVDRFHYFKKTYGAESICWLRGMAADWGAPWDYVNRLMNLFGSPNTIGNGSVCHVAREMAHVLTYGAMTASDQKNSGCIIVWGKNDRDTNPAAFEGIRHAKDRGAKLIVVDPIRTELAAMADIWLQIKPGCDGLLAMSMIHEIISNGLYDRDFVEKWTVGFDSLRKAAAKYPAEAVGRGIWLAPDAIQAAARLYATQRPASIIEGNGLDMQLNIFDNTRAVCFLRGLTGNLDRPGGDLIPQPIPVRNIQMKDRLPEDVKSITCDYPLFNEFHETWGRHVQSCVIDAILDETPYPVKMLVVQSANPVVTMTDSRRVMRVLERLEFLVVIDPFMTRTAQFAHVVLPATSCFEKTQLNRAFLRNNPVVLQNQVMDCVGDSWPDWKITFELARRLGLEEEFPWQSAEEAIDYQLAPAGITVDMLRENPGGIRVEDIAYEKYTTRGFDTPSGKMEFYSRTLEKHGYPPVPSFDHDAQNQISFYEQRDEFPMLGISGARSRCFTHSQFKFVPSLLNHEKECAIDIHPADAREKGISDGDRVRVETPRGHITMKARISDVVHPEAIRIAWGWGEFSSDYNLNNLTDDDRRNRVTGTPSNRSFMCRITKVTS, encoded by the coding sequence GTGAAAAGAGACACCGTGTGTCGCCTCTGTTCATCGTGTTGCCCGGTCGAGGTAATACTGGAAGATAACCGGCTGATAGCCGCTGTGAGGAAATCGTCTCCTCTTGGGGAACGCGCTTCCTGCCCAAAGCTCAAGGCCGCGGCCGACATTGTATATTCCCCGGACAGATTGAAGGCACCCCTTGTGAAGGAAAAAAGGGACGGCATTTTCAAAGAGGCCTCATGGGATGACGCCCTGGACAGGGTCGTCGACCGGTTTCACTATTTCAAGAAAACCTACGGCGCGGAATCTATCTGCTGGTTGCGGGGGATGGCCGCAGACTGGGGCGCGCCGTGGGATTATGTCAACCGGCTCATGAACCTTTTCGGCTCCCCCAACACCATCGGCAACGGGTCTGTCTGCCATGTGGCGCGCGAAATGGCCCATGTACTCACATACGGGGCCATGACGGCTTCGGATCAGAAGAATTCGGGCTGTATCATTGTCTGGGGAAAGAATGACCGGGACACCAACCCGGCCGCATTCGAAGGGATCCGTCATGCAAAGGACCGAGGCGCCAAACTCATTGTGGTAGATCCAATCCGCACCGAACTGGCGGCAATGGCGGATATCTGGCTCCAGATAAAACCGGGCTGCGACGGCCTGCTGGCCATGTCCATGATCCATGAAATCATTTCCAACGGGCTTTATGACCGGGACTTTGTCGAAAAATGGACCGTCGGTTTTGACTCCCTGAGAAAGGCGGCCGCCAAGTATCCCGCGGAAGCCGTTGGCAGGGGCATCTGGCTGGCCCCGGATGCGATCCAGGCGGCCGCCCGTCTATATGCCACCCAAAGGCCGGCTTCCATTATCGAGGGAAACGGTCTGGACATGCAGCTCAATATCTTTGACAACACCCGGGCGGTCTGCTTTTTGAGGGGATTGACCGGCAATCTGGACAGGCCCGGCGGCGATCTGATCCCGCAGCCGATTCCGGTGAGAAATATCCAGATGAAGGATCGCCTTCCCGAAGATGTCAAGTCGATTACCTGCGACTACCCCCTGTTCAACGAATTCCACGAGACCTGGGGCCGGCATGTCCAGTCCTGCGTGATCGACGCCATCCTGGATGAAACCCCTTACCCCGTCAAAATGCTGGTGGTTCAGTCCGCCAATCCGGTGGTGACCATGACCGACTCCAGGAGGGTGATGCGGGTCCTTGAACGGCTCGAATTCCTGGTGGTCATCGACCCGTTCATGACCCGGACGGCCCAATTCGCCCATGTGGTCCTCCCTGCAACCAGTTGCTTTGAAAAGACCCAGTTGAACCGCGCCTTTCTGCGCAACAACCCGGTGGTCCTTCAGAACCAGGTGATGGACTGTGTGGGCGACAGCTGGCCCGACTGGAAGATTACCTTTGAACTGGCAAGGAGGCTGGGTCTGGAAGAGGAATTTCCCTGGCAGAGCGCAGAGGAGGCCATCGATTATCAACTGGCGCCTGCGGGCATCACCGTGGATATGTTGCGGGAAAACCCCGGCGGGATCCGTGTGGAAGACATCGCCTATGAAAAGTACACCACCAGGGGATTTGATACCCCCTCAGGCAAGATGGAATTTTATTCCAGGACCCTTGAAAAACACGGCTATCCTCCTGTTCCCTCTTTTGACCACGATGCGCAGAACCAGATCAGCTTTTACGAACAGCGAGACGAATTTCCCATGCTGGGCATCAGCGGCGCCCGCTCGCGGTGTTTCACCCATTCCCAGTTTAAATTTGTCCCGTCTCTTTTAAACCACGAGAAGGAATGCGCCATCGATATCCATCCCGCCGACGCCCGTGAAAAGGGGATTTCCGATGGAGACAGGGTCAGGGTGGAGACGCCTCGGGGGCACATCACCATGAAGGCAAGGATCTCCGATGTGGTTCATCCGGAGGCCATTCGGATTGCCTGGGGATGGGGCGAGTTCAGCAGTGATTACAATCTCAACAATCTGACCGATGATGACCGGAGAAACAGGGTCACCGGAACGCCATCCAATAGGAGTTTTATGTGCAGGATAACAAAGGTGACTTCCTGA
- a CDS encoding outer membrane beta-barrel protein: MFLRTFLFRIGKNKETALKIIAVMASGVFFLLMAETLRAADEEEGTTPQTGFYISFTPSAVGPFSIDTTSPDLSPGTTKTRWGIAIDGGLGYRYNDFRVEGQVMYGRSDADHVSFSGGGGDLSGYYDMWGATVNIFYDIPVGARFRPYVGAGLGGIRFKAHDITLTGFPPTCGSNTLFTYRFMAGISYALTDAWRLILGYRFMGIGGQQDYETGGVPLHGDPIHTHAVQAGIQFYF; encoded by the coding sequence GTGTTTTTGAGAACATTCCTGTTCAGGATCGGGAAGAACAAGGAGACCGCCCTTAAAATCATTGCGGTTATGGCTTCCGGCGTCTTTTTCTTGCTTATGGCAGAGACATTGCGGGCTGCGGATGAAGAAGAGGGGACAACCCCGCAGACCGGATTCTATATTTCATTCACCCCGTCTGCCGTGGGCCCTTTTTCCATAGATACCACCTCGCCAGACCTTTCACCGGGAACAACCAAGACCCGATGGGGGATTGCCATCGACGGAGGACTGGGATACCGGTACAATGACTTCCGGGTCGAGGGCCAGGTCATGTACGGGCGGAGCGATGCGGATCATGTCAGTTTTTCAGGGGGAGGCGGCGACCTCTCAGGGTACTATGACATGTGGGGGGCGACGGTCAACATCTTTTACGACATCCCCGTTGGCGCCAGATTCAGGCCCTATGTGGGGGCGGGTCTGGGCGGCATCCGTTTCAAGGCCCACGATATCACCCTGACCGGGTTCCCGCCGACCTGTGGCAGCAATACGCTCTTCACGTACAGGTTCATGGCAGGGATTTCTTACGCCCTTACAGATGCATGGCGCCTTATCCTGGGATATCGTTTTATGGGAATAGGGGGACAACAGGACTATGAAACCGGAGGGGTGCCCCTGCACGGGGATCCCATTCACACCCATGCCGTTCAAGCGGGTATACAATTCTATTTCTGA
- a CDS encoding SH3 domain-containing protein, whose protein sequence is MAGFFMSPAYGAESLWVASEGAKLKAEHSASSKTVSDLPVGAELRVLKSESRWYRVRTASGKEGWIYRGKVSDTPPQKETEDTGDLFAGMQGSRIGADEAQTSRSIRGLSKETEAYAKERGTPEAYKKALDQVLAVTVTPKELEIFLRNGKIGEYAQ, encoded by the coding sequence ATGGCGGGATTTTTCATGTCCCCGGCCTACGGAGCGGAATCCCTCTGGGTTGCATCCGAGGGCGCCAAACTCAAAGCCGAGCATTCGGCGTCGTCCAAGACCGTCTCAGACCTGCCCGTAGGGGCGGAGTTAAGGGTCCTGAAATCGGAAAGCCGGTGGTACCGGGTCCGGACCGCCTCCGGTAAGGAGGGATGGATCTACCGGGGCAAGGTTTCGGATACTCCTCCTCAAAAGGAGACCGAGGACACGGGCGATCTTTTTGCAGGGATGCAGGGGAGCCGCATCGGCGCGGATGAGGCCCAGACCTCGCGCAGTATCCGCGGGCTGTCCAAGGAGACTGAGGCCTACGCCAAGGAGCGCGGCACACCCGAGGCCTATAAAAAGGCCCTGGACCAGGTCCTGGCTGTCACAGTAACTCCCAAGGAGCTTGAGATTTTTCTGCGCAACGGAAAGATTGGAGAATATGCTCAGTAA
- a CDS encoding M48 family metalloprotease → MAAGLGSLVWCFGPPVALCEAPKAKEQSKDSGGLFQKLMDPKSKERQILQGVGAILGSTSEMDYESERTIGESLALEGFRRYGMPVNNPIIQKYVNLVGNAVARNSLRPKIPYSFVVVDSPLQNAFSCPGGIIFISEGLFKTIRDEAQLAGILAHEVAHVGHKHALQSIQRAQFFQGVGKITAATMKGEKGKEFEAMIGNLQETLFDKGLDQNMEFEADKSAMETAYRTGYDPVGIIEVLKALKKIEAQSKKQGSWFSTHPPLSERIRRCEAEKGQYPDAGSLVRLPERYQRANTMTP, encoded by the coding sequence ATGGCGGCCGGGTTAGGGTCGCTGGTGTGGTGTTTCGGTCCCCCTGTTGCTCTTTGCGAAGCGCCCAAAGCCAAGGAACAGTCCAAGGACTCCGGCGGCCTTTTTCAGAAATTGATGGATCCTAAATCCAAGGAAAGACAGATTCTTCAGGGCGTCGGCGCCATCCTCGGCTCGACCTCGGAGATGGACTATGAATCGGAACGGACCATCGGGGAAAGCCTTGCCCTGGAGGGATTCCGGCGGTACGGGATGCCGGTCAATAACCCGATCATCCAGAAATACGTCAATCTGGTGGGAAACGCCGTGGCCCGCAATTCGCTGCGGCCCAAAATCCCCTACAGCTTCGTTGTGGTGGACAGTCCGCTCCAGAATGCCTTCAGCTGCCCGGGGGGGATCATCTTTATCAGTGAAGGTCTCTTCAAGACCATCCGGGATGAGGCCCAACTGGCTGGCATCCTGGCCCACGAAGTGGCCCACGTGGGGCATAAGCACGCCCTTCAATCCATACAGCGGGCCCAGTTTTTCCAGGGCGTAGGCAAGATCACCGCAGCAACCATGAAGGGGGAGAAGGGGAAGGAGTTTGAGGCCATGATCGGAAATCTCCAGGAGACCTTGTTCGACAAGGGACTGGATCAGAACATGGAATTCGAGGCGGACAAGAGCGCCATGGAGACCGCCTACCGGACCGGTTATGACCCGGTCGGAATCATCGAGGTCCTCAAGGCGCTCAAGAAAATCGAGGCCCAATCCAAGAAACAGGGATCATGGTTTTCCACCCACCCCCCCTTGAGCGAGCGGATCCGGAGATGTGAGGCGGAGAAGGGCCAGTATCCCGATGCCGGATCCCTGGTGCGCCTCCCGGAAAGGTACCAAAGGGCGAACACGATGACCCCCTGA
- a CDS encoding MBL fold metallo-hydrolase has protein sequence MNQMIFQDKILRIISRDKGDGNPMTRRHLIKRLLQWGKMMVMAQFFSWGPLSRHAGAGDNADPTGDRSEGLSLKEIARRRLHHGNGHFINPFGEAGRKNLWEILHWKIFSENRFRDDYDRERVTPVHIDWEAVRQENWLSITFIKHCGLMIKDLDHYILVDPVFFDLTWFIKDYTPIVTDMALMPRPDHVLITHGHYDHLDTASLDVLDRDTHIISPLGYEDIFEHLEMKRRTSLDWFNSFEDGKQKITLLPCNHWTMRNPLTGPNKALWGSFLIETTAGPTLYISGDTAYFNGFAEIGEAFSIDLAVFNLGAYEPRWFMGPSHMNPRETVQAFLKLRAKRLLIVHWGTFRLGDEPVYLPPVELRRELERAGLSDRLVHLEHGETHFWKPDA, from the coding sequence ATGAACCAGATGATTTTCCAGGATAAGATTCTTCGCATCATTTCAAGAGATAAGGGAGACGGCAACCCGATGACCCGCCGACATCTTATCAAGCGACTCCTTCAATGGGGTAAAATGATGGTCATGGCACAGTTCTTTTCATGGGGGCCGCTTTCCAGGCATGCCGGGGCAGGGGATAATGCGGACCCAACCGGAGACCGGTCGGAGGGCCTCAGCCTCAAAGAAATCGCCCGCAGAAGGCTTCATCACGGCAACGGACACTTCATTAACCCTTTCGGGGAGGCGGGACGGAAGAACCTCTGGGAGATTCTCCATTGGAAGATCTTCAGCGAAAACCGGTTCAGAGATGATTATGACCGGGAGCGGGTAACCCCCGTGCACATTGACTGGGAGGCCGTCCGGCAGGAGAACTGGCTTTCCATTACCTTTATCAAGCACTGCGGGCTGATGATAAAGGACCTGGATCACTATATCCTGGTGGATCCTGTCTTTTTCGATCTCACCTGGTTTATCAAGGATTACACCCCCATTGTTACGGATATGGCCCTGATGCCGCGTCCGGATCACGTACTGATCACCCATGGTCATTATGACCACCTGGATACGGCCTCTTTGGACGTGCTGGACAGGGACACCCACATTATCAGCCCATTGGGATATGAGGATATTTTCGAGCATCTGGAGATGAAGCGACGAACCTCTCTGGACTGGTTCAATTCCTTTGAAGACGGAAAGCAAAAGATCACGCTTCTTCCTTGTAATCACTGGACCATGCGCAATCCCCTGACCGGCCCCAACAAGGCCTTGTGGGGGTCTTTTCTGATCGAAACCACCGCCGGACCGACCCTCTACATCTCGGGTGATACGGCCTACTTCAACGGCTTCGCCGAAATCGGAGAGGCCTTTTCCATCGACCTGGCCGTTTTCAATCTGGGGGCCTACGAACCCCGCTGGTTCATGGGCCCGAGCCACATGAACCCTCGGGAGACCGTGCAGGCATTTTTGAAACTCCGGGCCAAACGACTCCTCATCGTCCACTGGGGGACCTTTCGCCTGGGCGACGAACCGGTTTACCTTCCTCCGGTGGAGTTGAGGCGGGAACTGGAGAGGGCAGGTCTTTCCGATCGGCTGGTGCACCTGGAACATGGGGAAACGCATTTCTGGAAGCCGGATGCTTGA
- the malQ gene encoding 4-alpha-glucanotransferase, producing MGSKTRGSGVLLHIASLPAPYGIGDFGAAAYRFADFLARTGQTSWQVLPLSPTDLMCGNSPYFSRSAFAMNPLFIGIDRLIEEGLISETDIPALPYFSPGRIDYYQTGAYKAAILERTFRQFKKSPVPDDYRAFCATHSGWLDDFALFTALKTRFKGMVWSRWPEELRDREPEALKEASEYLKEQVDKEKFVQYLLFNQWTSLKSYCNKRGIEIIGDLPIYVCYDSVDVWVNPHIFKLDRDKAPTAVSGVPPDYFSETGQLWNNPVYRWDVLKETGYGWWIERMGHTFNSFDRVRIDHFRGLVKYWEVPAGEETALDGVWKAVPTEHFFKTLIEWFQRFPVIAEDLGFITPDVYEVMERFQFPGMKVLLFAFGDDDPMHPFLPHTYPRNCVAYTGTHDNNTLRGWFENEALPVEKKRLFRYLYRNPPAHEIHWEMIRLLMMSVADTAVFPMQDILNLGEDARMNRPSTPSGNWTWRLAPGQITPAIEDTLSTMTETYGRAPEPVADDPECEASGPEDENVRG from the coding sequence ATGGGATCAAAGACAAGAGGAAGCGGGGTGTTGCTCCATATCGCCTCGCTGCCGGCGCCTTATGGGATAGGGGATTTCGGGGCGGCGGCTTACAGATTCGCGGATTTTCTGGCCCGCACCGGACAGACCTCCTGGCAGGTCCTCCCCTTGAGCCCCACGGACCTCATGTGCGGCAATTCCCCCTATTTCAGCCGATCTGCCTTTGCCATGAATCCCCTTTTCATCGGGATAGACCGCCTCATAGAGGAGGGGCTCATCTCTGAAACGGACATCCCGGCACTCCCCTATTTTTCCCCCGGGCGCATCGATTATTATCAGACAGGCGCATATAAGGCCGCTATTCTTGAAAGAACCTTTCGGCAGTTCAAAAAATCACCGGTCCCTGACGACTACAGGGCATTTTGTGCAACACACTCAGGCTGGCTGGATGACTTCGCCCTGTTCACCGCCCTCAAGACCCGGTTCAAGGGAATGGTCTGGAGCAGGTGGCCCGAGGAGTTGCGGGACAGGGAGCCTGAGGCCCTCAAGGAGGCCTCGGAATATCTGAAAGAGCAGGTGGACAAGGAAAAATTTGTCCAGTACCTCCTGTTCAATCAGTGGACTTCGCTCAAATCCTACTGCAACAAGAGGGGGATAGAGATTATCGGGGATCTCCCCATCTATGTGTGTTACGACAGCGTCGACGTATGGGTGAACCCCCATATCTTTAAACTGGACAGGGACAAGGCCCCCACTGCGGTGTCCGGGGTCCCGCCGGATTATTTCAGCGAAACCGGTCAGTTGTGGAACAACCCGGTCTATAGATGGGACGTGCTGAAGGAGACCGGGTATGGGTGGTGGATCGAGCGGATGGGTCATACCTTCAACTCCTTTGACAGGGTGCGGATCGATCACTTCCGGGGGCTTGTGAAATACTGGGAGGTTCCGGCGGGCGAGGAGACCGCCCTGGATGGGGTGTGGAAAGCGGTCCCCACGGAACACTTCTTCAAGACCCTGATCGAGTGGTTTCAGCGGTTTCCCGTAATTGCCGAAGACCTGGGGTTTATCACGCCCGATGTCTATGAGGTCATGGAGCGGTTTCAGTTCCCGGGGATGAAGGTCCTCCTCTTTGCCTTTGGCGACGACGACCCGATGCACCCCTTTCTCCCCCATACATACCCCAGAAACTGTGTGGCCTATACCGGTACGCACGATAACAACACGCTTCGAGGATGGTTTGAAAACGAGGCCTTACCTGTAGAGAAGAAGCGGCTGTTTCGTTATCTGTACCGGAATCCCCCCGCCCATGAAATCCACTGGGAGATGATCCGGCTGCTTATGATGTCGGTGGCGGATACCGCTGTTTTCCCCATGCAGGATATTTTGAATCTGGGCGAGGATGCGCGGATGAACCGGCCATCCACCCCGTCCGGCAACTGGACATGGCGGCTGGCGCCCGGACAGATTACCCCGGCGATTGAAGATACCCTGTCGACGATGACAGAGACCTACGGGAGGGCACCTGAACCGGTGGCAGATGATCCGGAGTGCGAGGCAAGCGGGCCGGAGGATGAGAATGTGAGAGGCTGA
- the glgB gene encoding 1,4-alpha-glucan branching protein GlgB: MSAASGVTLKTRQLKDLLSGKTKDPFGVLGVHPVALDSGPGVVARAFLPGAQKVAVLDLDPGKETEMSLIEEAGLFELVLEGKREIAPYRLRADFGGGLTSTFYDSYSFSPVLSEYDLYLFNQGTHYEIYEKLGAHAIRHQGVPGVLFAVWAPSAARVSVVGDFNQWDGRRHTMRSRGASGIWEIFVPQLGPGLLYKFEIRTTDGTILIKSDPFAFCFEKRPKTACIVYDLSQFEWTDQDWMTSRSAGKPLTRPMAVYEVHLGSWRRRGEAEESSQAWLSYREAAEELIPYVKEMGFNYIQFLPLAEHPFDGSWGYQVTGYYAATSRYGTPDDLRYFVDRCHAEGIGVILDWVPAHFPKDSYALEYYDGTHLYEHADPKQGIQKDWDTLIFNYGRNEVRNFLVANALFWFEKYHIDGLRVDAVASMLYLDYSRKEGEWIPNRYGGRENLEAIEFIKTLNTQVFGRFPGVVTIAEESTAWPGVTRPVHLGGLGFLFKWNMGWMHDMLTFMSKDPIHRRFHMEKLTFALLYAFHENFILPLSHDEVVHGKASLLSKMPGDSWQKFANLRLLFGYMYGEPGKKTLFMGGELGQWSEWDHDQQLQWDLLQYDMHAGIQRLIRDLNRLYLSEPAFYELDFDPSGFEWIDFSDTDANVVSFIRRGKSPRQALVFVFNFTPVPRIDYHIGVPREGHYQELMNSDAACYGGSNMGLGGGVTADSRPWHNQPFSVSLHLPPLGMLILKPEA, from the coding sequence ATGTCCGCTGCATCTGGCGTCACATTAAAAACTCGACAACTAAAGGACCTCCTTTCCGGTAAAACAAAAGACCCATTCGGCGTCTTAGGGGTTCACCCGGTTGCACTGGACTCCGGCCCCGGAGTGGTGGCCCGGGCCTTTCTCCCCGGGGCGCAAAAGGTCGCTGTTCTGGACCTCGATCCGGGAAAAGAGACTGAGATGTCTCTCATTGAAGAGGCCGGTCTATTTGAGCTGGTCCTGGAGGGAAAGAGAGAGATTGCGCCCTACCGGCTCAGGGCGGATTTCGGCGGAGGCCTGACGTCCACCTTCTATGACAGCTATTCCTTTTCCCCTGTCCTGTCGGAATATGATCTCTACCTGTTCAACCAGGGCACCCATTACGAGATCTATGAGAAACTGGGCGCCCATGCCATTCGCCATCAGGGTGTCCCAGGGGTCCTGTTCGCGGTCTGGGCCCCATCTGCCGCGCGCGTGAGCGTGGTGGGCGATTTCAATCAGTGGGACGGCAGGCGACATACCATGCGCTCCCGCGGGGCATCCGGGATATGGGAGATTTTTGTCCCCCAGTTAGGGCCGGGGCTTCTGTATAAATTCGAGATCCGCACGACCGACGGCACGATTCTCATTAAATCCGATCCCTTTGCATTCTGTTTTGAAAAACGGCCCAAGACCGCCTGCATTGTTTACGATCTGAGTCAGTTCGAGTGGACCGATCAGGACTGGATGACATCCCGGTCTGCAGGGAAGCCGCTGACCCGGCCCATGGCCGTCTACGAGGTGCATCTGGGATCATGGCGACGCCGCGGGGAGGCGGAAGAGTCGTCTCAGGCATGGCTGTCATACCGGGAGGCGGCCGAGGAACTGATCCCCTATGTCAAGGAGATGGGATTTAATTACATCCAGTTTCTCCCCTTGGCCGAGCATCCCTTCGATGGATCATGGGGCTATCAGGTTACCGGTTATTATGCAGCCACATCCCGCTACGGCACCCCAGACGACCTTCGCTACTTCGTGGACCGTTGCCATGCCGAGGGAATCGGTGTGATCCTGGACTGGGTTCCGGCCCACTTCCCTAAAGACAGTTATGCCCTGGAGTATTATGACGGAACCCATCTGTACGAGCACGCGGATCCCAAGCAGGGAATACAGAAGGACTGGGACACCCTTATCTTCAATTACGGCCGAAATGAGGTAAGAAATTTTTTGGTGGCCAATGCCTTGTTTTGGTTCGAGAAATATCATATTGACGGATTGCGGGTGGATGCAGTGGCGTCCATGCTCTATTTGGATTACTCCCGCAAAGAGGGGGAATGGATCCCCAACCGTTACGGCGGAAGGGAAAATCTCGAAGCCATCGAATTCATTAAGACGCTCAATACCCAGGTCTTCGGCCGGTTTCCGGGGGTGGTCACCATTGCCGAAGAATCCACTGCCTGGCCCGGGGTGACCCGGCCGGTTCATCTGGGTGGGCTCGGCTTTCTCTTTAAATGGAATATGGGCTGGATGCATGACATGCTTACCTTCATGTCCAAGGATCCGATCCATCGTCGTTTTCACATGGAAAAATTGACCTTTGCCCTCCTCTACGCCTTTCATGAAAATTTCATCCTCCCCCTCTCCCACGACGAGGTGGTCCACGGAAAGGCCTCCCTCCTGTCAAAAATGCCGGGGGACAGCTGGCAGAAATTTGCCAACCTAAGGCTCCTGTTCGGGTACATGTATGGAGAGCCGGGCAAGAAGACGCTTTTTATGGGCGGGGAACTGGGTCAATGGTCTGAATGGGATCATGACCAACAGCTGCAATGGGATCTCCTTCAGTATGACATGCACGCAGGGATTCAGCGCCTGATACGCGACCTCAACCGGCTCTATCTCTCGGAACCGGCATTCTACGAACTGGATTTTGATCCCTCCGGCTTCGAATGGATCGATTTCAGTGACACGGACGCCAATGTGGTATCCTTTATCCGGAGGGGGAAGTCTCCCCGCCAGGCCCTGGTTTTTGTCTTCAATTTTACGCCGGTTCCCCGGATCGACTACCATATAGGGGTTCCCCGGGAAGGTCACTACCAGGAGTTGATGAATTCCGATGCCGCCTGCTACGGCGGGAGCAACATGGGGCTTGGCGGCGGAGTGACGGCCGATTCCCGGCCCTGGCACAATCAGCCCTTTTCCGTGAGCCTTCACCTCCCCCCCCTCGGAATGCTCATATTGAAGCCGGAGGCGTAA